Proteins from one Homalodisca vitripennis isolate AUS2020 chromosome 3, UT_GWSS_2.1, whole genome shotgun sequence genomic window:
- the LOC124357745 gene encoding uncharacterized protein LOC124357745, with the protein MKSNGLNHNSSTKEDDDDMFGAPRSYTASFCGSRPNRPTMISAKYRQKEERRKVLKISINKLKKIEDPESSLRRSVLINNTMRKLQRESREEKLNKQQSYRCYTADLFKEDENAIDLLSTATTTTSSPLRTSDQLVDITNLPESNHKAAVTKSVEDSLGCDESMPELMDTLLSPEEVTPSSRCAAGRKRSLDEVDDCDVQDVLSQFYLPPTPRMVTSLDEDEEEELNVVDLDMPEKRPRLEGQSAADRLRETPATCVSERRLSDSSYSCGHSSIFNELQSVVYHSLIASLET; encoded by the coding sequence ATGAAGTCGAACGGATTAAACCACAACAGCTCGACCAAAGAGGACGACGACGACATGTTCGGGGCCCCGAGGAGTTACACCGCGAGCTTCTGCGGAAGTAGACCCAACAGGCCTACGATGATCAGTGCCAAGTACCGCCAGAAGGAAGAGCGCCGCAAGGTCTTGAAGATCTCGATCAACAAGCTCAAGAAGATAGAGGACCCCGAGAGTTCCCTGAGAAGATCTGTCCTGATTAACAACACCATGAGAAAGTTACAGCGTGAGTCCAGAGAGGAGAAGTTGAACAAACAGCAATCGTACAGATGTTATACCGCTGATCTGTTCAAAGAGGATGAAAACGCCATCGACCTTTTGTCCACCGCCACAACCACCACCTCGAGTCCTCTGAGGACCTCCGACCAGCTTGTGGACATCACCAACCTGCCCGAGTCCAACCACAAGGCCGCCGTGACGAAAAGTGTGGAAGACAGTTTAGGTTGTGACGAGTCAATGCCCGAACTCATGGACACTTTGTTATCTCCCGAAGAAGTGACCCCTTCCAGTCGTTGTGCCGCCGGAAGAAAGAGATCCCTGGACGAAGTGGACGATTGTGACGTCCAGGACGTCTTGAGCCAGTTCTACCTGCCGCCCACTCCCAGGATGGTCACGTCGCTGGACGAGGATGAAGAGGAAGAACTGAACGTGGTCGACCTGGATATGCCGGAGAAAAGGCCGCGCTTGGAGGGTCAGTCGGCTGCTGATAGACTTAGGGAGACCCCCGCTACCTGTGTCAGTGAGAGAAGGTTAAGTGACTCCAGTTATTCCTGTGGTCACTCTTCCATCTTCAATGAACTCCAGTCTGTTGTGTACCATAGCTTGATAGCCTCTCTGGAAACGTAG